Proteins encoded by one window of Dreissena polymorpha isolate Duluth1 chromosome 11, UMN_Dpol_1.0, whole genome shotgun sequence:
- the LOC127851686 gene encoding uncharacterized protein LOC127851686 isoform X6: protein MAGNPHQLEISRLHEFEEVQIAFSKMWNLSVDMEAAQRESRMQNKESDIGVRRASNKKHHQNLQSIMQIPETFTELSIRMFDALDDSGAGKETVLERRRTYLRRELIEKIALQLRGKNSECFHFGSQSEGTTTPGLQSNIDFLLSNNTIMTICEDWKAGMNNLLMLRDDTTPPQQYLLQVIKPYTPEPETSLTHDMFVRKDSGQILLSAERWKNHIAYEARDQGEVFKNGPSVSWVPNWDIVNACHVRKPLPEIQHWIDRCRGKHWPPVQLLEAARIAPCFLVPAGHPDSDYKREEWRLSPNLIERMLIFSFNMTQIKCYIVLKLIKK, encoded by the exons GTTACACGAGTTTGAAGAAGTACAGATTGCGTTTAGCAAGATGTGGAACCTTTCAGTGGATATGGAAGCCGCGCAAAGAGAATCAAGGATGCAGAACAAG GAAAGCGATATTGGTGTCAGAAGAGCGTCGAACAAAAAGCATCATCAAAACCTTCAATCAATCATGCAG ATTCCAGAGACTTTCACAGAATTGTCTATTCGGATGTTTGACGCACTTGACGACAGTGGAGCTGGGAAGGAAACTGTTTTGGAGCGGAGGAGAACTTACTTGCGGAGGGAGCTTATTGAGAAAATAGCACTTCAACTACGAGGAAAGAACAGTGAGTGTTTTCATTTCGGGAGCCAGTCGGAAGGGACCACAACTCCCGGTCTCCAGTCTAATATTGATTTTCTATTAAGTAATAACACAATCATGACCATCTGCGAAGACTGGAAGGCTGGGATGAATAACCTTCTGATGCTCCGTGACGACACCACTCCACCTCAACAGTACTTGCTACAAGTCATCAAACCCTACACACCGGAACCAGAGACCAGTCTGACCCATGACATGTTTGTAAGGAAAGATTCTGGGCAAATACTGTTAAGCGCTGAAAGATGGAAAAATCACATCGCGTATGAGGCTAGAGATCAAGGGGAGGTATTTAAAAATGGGCCTTCTGTGAGTTGGGTGCCTAACTGGGATATTGTAAATGCATGTCATGTACGCAAACCTCTTCCTGAAATACAGCACTGGATAGACAGATGTAGAGGTAAACACTGGCCACCTGTTCAGCTTCTCGAGGCTGCACGGATAGCTCCGTGTTTCCTGGTACCAGCAGGACATCCAGACAGTGATTACAAGCGAGAAGAATGGCGACTGTCCCCAAACCTGATAGAAAGAATGTTGATATTTAGCTTCAATATGactcaaataaaatgttacattgttttaaaacttatcaaaaaataa
- the LOC127851686 gene encoding uncharacterized protein LOC127851686 isoform X10, whose translation MAGNPHQLEISRLHEFEEVQIAFSKMWNLSVDMEAAQRESRMQNKESDIGVRRASNKKHHQNLQSIMQIPETFTELSIRMFDALDDSGAGKETVLERRRTYLRRELIEKIALQLRGKNMVIIKRQFECWRM comes from the exons GTTACACGAGTTTGAAGAAGTACAGATTGCGTTTAGCAAGATGTGGAACCTTTCAGTGGATATGGAAGCCGCGCAAAGAGAATCAAGGATGCAGAACAAG GAAAGCGATATTGGTGTCAGAAGAGCGTCGAACAAAAAGCATCATCAAAACCTTCAATCAATCATGCAG ATTCCAGAGACTTTCACAGAATTGTCTATTCGGATGTTTGACGCACTTGACGACAGTGGAGCTGGGAAGGAAACTGTTTTGGAGCGGAGGAGAACTTACTTGCGGAGGGAGCTTATTGAGAAAATAGCACTTCAACTACGAGGAAAGAACA TGGTCATCATCAAGCGGCAGTTCGAGTGCTGGAGGATGTAG